One genomic region from Tripterygium wilfordii isolate XIE 37 chromosome 20, ASM1340144v1, whole genome shotgun sequence encodes:
- the LOC119987047 gene encoding zinc finger A20 and AN1 domain-containing stress-associated protein 1-like: MGSEQNEGTSFPPAEPKLCVNGCGFFGTPSNMNLCSKCYRDLRAEEEREASAIAAVEKSFSFKAKESAVVDAVSLVDVEPAEPVTALAVVSSESSSSGGDQAPPKGPTRCVSCNKRVGLTGFKCKCGSTYCGMHRYPEQHECTFDYRTSGRDAIAKANPLVKADKVERF, from the coding sequence ATGGGTTCGGAGCAGAACGAAGGCACAAGCTTTCCACCAGCGGAACCAAAGCTTTGCGTCAACGGCTGCGGCTTCTTCGGCACGCCTTCCAACATGAATCTCTGCTCCAAGTGCTATCGTGATCTTCGTGCCGAGGAGGAACGGGAGGCTTCTGCGATAGCCGCCGTGGAGAAATCTTTCAGTTTCAAAGCGAAAGAATCGGCTGTGGTTGATGCTGTCTCTTTGGTGGATGTTGAGCCGGCAGAACCTGTGACTGCGCTGGCGGTGGTTTCTTCCGAATCTTCGTCGTCTGGCGGTGATCAGGCCCCGCCCAAGGGGCCTACCAGGTGTGTTAGTTGCAACAAGAGGGTTGGATTGACGGGTTTCAAGTGCAAGTGCGGCAGCACTTACTGTGGGATGCATCGGTACCCTGAGCAGCATGAGTGTACCTTTGATTACAGGACCTCTGGCCGTGATGCAATTGCAAAGGCAAATCCTCTTGTTAAGGCTGACAAAGTTGAGAGGTTCTGA